The stretch of DNA AAGTAGAAGATTTATGACTGTTTCTTCTTTCGATGATCTATCTAAAGATAAGCCAGAAAAATCACTTGTAAAAGGGTTGACGAAAACTGGCGGAAGAAACAATTTCGGAAGAGTGACATCAAGATTTCGTGGCGGTGGACACAAGCGTTTGTATCGCGAAATAGATTTTAAAAGAGATAAAGATGGCATAGACGCAAAAGTTGTTTCCATCGAATACGATCCAAATCGTAGCGCTAGAATTGCTCTTTTAAGTTATAAAGATGGCGAAAAGAGATATATCATATCACCCGATGGTCTTAAGATTGGCCAAATCTTACTTTCTGGACCAGAGGCTGATATAACGGTAGGCTCTTGTTTACAACTTAAATATATTCCTTTAGGCACTGTTGTTCACAATGTTGAGCTTTATCCTGGTAAAGGGGCTCAGTTAATAAGAGCTGCCGGAGTAGGGGCTCAAATTATGTCTAAGGAAGGAAACCTTGTGAGTTTAAGGATGCCTTCTGGCGAGGTAAGACTTATTAAT from Thermodesulfobium sp. 4217-1 encodes:
- the rplB gene encoding 50S ribosomal protein L2, giving the protein MPVKSYKPYTASRRFMTVSSFDDLSKDKPEKSLVKGLTKTGGRNNFGRVTSRFRGGGHKRLYREIDFKRDKDGIDAKVVSIEYDPNRSARIALLSYKDGEKRYIISPDGLKIGQILLSGPEADITVGSCLQLKYIPLGTVVHNVELYPGKGAQLIRAAGVGAQIMSKEGNLVSLRMPSGEVRLINSSCKATIGQVGNLDHENVTLGKAGRKRWVGKRPHNRGSVMNPVDHPHGGGEGRSPIGHPGPLTPWGKPTLGYKTRKKHKSSDKYIIRRRNK